The following DNA comes from Ammospiza caudacuta isolate bAmmCau1 chromosome 15, bAmmCau1.pri, whole genome shotgun sequence.
GTAAATCATCCTTCTCCTGGTAATAAATCACCCTTGCCCCAGCGTTTCTCGTGCACTTGTCTCTCTACAATCCCCTGCCCCCCGTTTGACCAGCAGATTTAGAGCTGCCTCTCGCTGCCCCAGGTCCTTGGCGCTGCTTCAGGATGGACCCGCTCTTCCCTGCCCGCATTTTTGAAGACCCCGACCTGAGGAAGCTGCTGAACGACTCCTCCATGCTCAACCTGAGCTTTCTGCCCAGCAACTGGTTCAACAACAGCACCGGGGACGGTTTCCTGCCGCTCAGCATCAAGATCACCATCGTGGTCGTCTACTCCATCGTGTGCATCGTGGGGCTGGTGGGCAACTGCTCCGTCATGTATGTGATCGTCAGGTAGGACACGGGGAGGCTCCCGGGGAACTGGGAGCGGGGCAGaccttccctccctccatccctgctgcgGGAGAAGCAGCCGGGAGCTTCCCTGGGGTTACAGGCGTGCTTTGGAGGCAATGATGTGGcgtttgttttattgttttggttttatttgtttgtttttttttttttttcctcccttcctagGCTGTGATGAAGGTTTCTGCCAGTTTTCAGCTGCCCTCTGGTGCCTCCTAAAGTTTAACCCAGAGAATGGAATGgagtgagcagagctgctcaaaaaatgtgtctttttttttttttccttttttttttttttttttttttttttctttttagggaTCTGTATGTCCCGGGGGAGGGCAATGTGCTGGGAGCATTCCACTGCCAGGGTGTGCTGGCTCCTTAATGGGACCTCTCCTTGCTGTGCAGTGTCCGGCAccccagctgtgtgtgcaggtgctGCTCCATCTGGGAGCTGGCTCCTTCCAAAGCTGAACCTTGTTGCAAAGGAAAGAGCCTGCTGGGAAGCTTCCTTTTACttttacaggagaaaaaaaaaaaattcacaaatgTAAGTGTTCCAATCCTTTGGAGCCTTAAATAAGATGTGAGAGGATGCTGCAGAGTTGAGGGCAACTTATTTGCTCCTTGTGCTGAGGTGAGGAGGACGGGGGGGGACCTTTGcagagggacagcacagagcatGCACCACTCCATCCTCCCTGCCCATTGTTGGCATTTTGAATGTCCCTGTCTGCTTCTGCCATGGTTCAAACCCTTCTGGTTCTGGCAATCAGGAACCTTGTTCACCCTGTAGGTACAGGATAAGTTTGTGCAGCTTTTAGGGCTGTGATTATGTTAATGCCAGCATTCCTCCTCTGATCTCTGCATCCTGCACGTTAAGGAGGGAGCTTCCATTTTATCCACATCTTGGAGCAGATTCCTGGTGCAGGTGgatgctgccagcacagaaaagacaGGCTGAATCCTCCAGCAGAAGAGGAAAGTGTTCAGCAGGTATTCAGACACTGATGGGGTTGCCTTGTTCCTGCCAGGAGCCCAACTGCTTCCAGAGCATCTTTCCCCTGAATAACTACAACTTGGCTGGGGGAGATGCTGTAAAATCAGGTCTTTGGTACCAGAGGTTGGTGAAGAGTGGTTGAATCTCTGCTCCAAGGGCAGAGTGATGTGACTGATGTTCATCAGGCTGCCTGTCCGTGCTCTCTTATCTCAGGAGTTTATGGCACAGAGAGGGGATCCCATTAGCCCCAGGGAGTCTGCAGATGCACAGAAGAGGGTTGCAGCACACTGGTGCCATGTCTGGACAGCTCGTGTTCCTGCTCAGTGTAGTAGCAATTGTTGGAGTAGTTTGtgggtgtgtgtgagtgtgtcaGTAGTGAGGCTCAGGATCTAGAGGCCCTTTCTGATGATGGTGATGTGGCTGCATGGGAATGGCAGCCCCTgtgcagcagaggaagggaGTCCCTACCCTGGGCATGAGCCTTGGTGTGTGTAAGGAGAAGCCTTGGCAGAAATCTCCTCCCTGTCTGCAAAGCCCTGGTGGGATGTGCACAGCAGgatcctgctggccctgcccagggctggcgcTGGAGCATCACCAGTAACAAGAGTGTCCCAAACTGGGATCCTGTGCCATGGCTAACCATGAAAATTACTGGCTTCTGCTCCACTCCTTTTTGATTTTGCTATCTTCCAGCTGGATAAATGGCACTCAGGGATTTAGCACGATAATTTCCCATGGAAATCTAActctttttgtgtgtgtcctCTCATTTTACAGTTTTTAAGCAACTGTAAACTGAAGACAGGTTCCAACCCAACCTCCCTCAggctttttccatttctctgtttCCCTTTATTCAGAAATGGAAGGTGTGTGCTGAGGAGGTTATAACTGAGCTAGAGCACGTGTAGGAGCTGCTGTTCCCCACCCATGTTCCCTGGGagcccagcactgagctgagACCAGCACTGAGTTAGACCCAAGGCAACGTGAGTTGATGAGTACCAATCTCTGGTGATCTCTGCCCAGGATTCCTCTCTCCTTGCCCTGTCTGTCCAGGTCAGCAACAGGTTGAGGATGAATTGGACTCAATATCAAACTCTTGACCCTGGCCACGTGCACAGATTGGTGAAGAGCTGCCAAATTGTGGCTGTACAAGGAGGATGCTGATGAGCTTCTCAAACACATGCTTTTCTCCTTAGATTAGAGCTTTGATGTTTCATGCAGGTTTTCAGTATGTTGGAAGCTGGTTACTGGTAAGCCAACACAGGGTTTAAGGGCTCTTAATGATAAATTAACGGAAAAATTTATCATAATGATAAATTAGTGGACAAAAACCTCTGTGCTGCACCCTTATCACTGTAGGTAATGTACACCTCcaataagctttttttttctttctgtgctttgtcAATGATAACCAGACTTCAACATTACAGACTTCAATATTACACAGCCCATAGGAAAATGGTGTGCTACCTTCCAGAAAAAGACTGGTTGTGCTATAGACAGTAATTGTTTCCCATTtttgagggagctgggaaataAAAAGACTCTAATACCAGCACTCAAGGAAATTGAAGGCATCaggaaaactctttttttttgttcctcctGAATGAGTTTTCTGCAGCACCAAGGGAAAAGTTTTAAATCTCCCGGTATTTCACAGAGAAGCACAAATTCAAGGTTTCCCCCTCTGATGTAGAAGCCAGCCTACATCTCTATTGTATTTGGAATGATTTAACATTTGGAGCTATTAATTTATAGAGACAGTCACCATGTGGCtgccagtccctcccagtgctgagcagcactaGCTGGGTGAGATGGAGAAGGGCTCTTGTGAGGAGCAGGATTTGCTGGTCTGTGAAGGGCCTGTTGTGGGAGCCTGCCTTGTCTGTGCCTTTGTTCTGCTGGCTCATCCTGGGATTGCCAGCACAGACGAGGCCTCCCCCCCTCCTCCTTCTGCTGTTTGCTCTCTTCTGCATATATTTCCTGTTCTGCTTCTTAATGAACGTGAAACAAGGAGCTTGAACAGAGGGTTTGGGGAAAGCCAGGCTGCTGAGATCCCTCCTAGCTATTAACTGAAGTCTGCAAGGCTGCTTGCCAAAGATCTTTGTAtttaggaaggaaagcaaaggggaaggaggagggtgtatttttgtatttttggcCCTGGTGGTGGGGCTGACCCAGGTGTGACAGAGCCCCCAAATCTCTGCCAGCCATTGGTGACCCAGAAAAGGGACAAGGTGCAGCTCGTTGTCCCTACTCCACCATGCTGCTGTGATGCTCAGATCCAGTGGGGATCTGGAGAACTCCATTCCTCCAGTTCAACCCTCCCTGGGAGTGCTGCCTCATTTCTGGGGCACTCCTCATTGCTATGGCAGCTCTCTGTTGGGAGCCTGGCAAaatgctggggatgctcagctcTCTCTATGGCAGAACACCTTGCAGAGCACTTTAAGCAATGTTTTGGGCAGTTTAGGGCTGTCAGGCCCCTACATTTTCATCTGCTGCCTCCAGGTGAAGctttaggaggaaaaatgggatggGGAGGTGCCTGGACCATGAGCCTgcctggggatgctgtgccagATGTTGTTCTGCTTGAAAACTGCCTCAGTCCCTGAGAACAGGGGAGAGGGCAGCTGGCTGTGATGAGACAGGGAATATTAACTGAATTATGACATTTCAGAGATGCTGATTTCTTAATAGAAAGCTTTCTCAGGGAAAAGCCTGGACCAGCTGTGTGTCTCAGAGCTGAAATGAAGTGAGTGCCTCATGCAGGGGGGACCCAGCAGACACGAGTGGGGCCATCTGAGGCCTTTGCTGTCTCCAGATCTGCCTCTtagtttttccttaaaaaacagaataaatagaCATCAATTATTGCAATTCATGGAGAAATGAAACCCAAACGAAGGGCTCTTTGCCCTGGAGAGTGAGTGGAGCTGGGTGAGGACTGTGAGGTGAGGTGAGgtgaggtgagcagcaggggaTTCTGCTGGGATAATGGCTGCAAAGGACAGGTCTGCAGCTCCCTGATTTCTGTCTGGGTCCCCATGAGCCCAGgtgagctgggctcagctccatGACCCACAATAGCCACACCTGGTCCCTGCTAACACAGGTCCTGTAGCTCCAGTGTGTGCTGAAGGGCTCTTTGTTtcaccaggctgggctgggatgggtgCAAGGGAGTTGCCCATGTGCAGCAGTGAATCTGTGATGTTTAACATGGAACTTGGTTCCCAGTGTTTTTCAGAGATTGGGGAATTCCCAGAGGCATTCTGGATATCAACAGAGGCAGATCTGGCCCATGAGCAGGGATAAGAGCATCCTGCTGCAGGGTGGATGCTGATGAATGCCCTCCTGAGACCAGAGCACCATTCCTGGTGGCCAAGCACCTGCTCAGGGTCGTGGGATCATCCctgagagcccctggcaggctgctgaagcctttgcagcagcagcagcagccacagaggcTCCTCCCCTGGCATGGCAGCACATCCACAGTGGTCCCCAGAGAGCACCTgcaggccagggcagggcaggtttTTCAGAGCCGTCCCCCAAACACAGAGGAGAGACTCAAGGACAGGGAGATCATCTGTCCCAGGGTGTGTGCTCGTCCTGGCTGGCTGTAGATTCCCTTAGTAGCCCCTGCTAGTCAGCCCCTGTCTTGCTGGGTAATTTATGGGCTTTTaggtgctgtgctggtggctgccTTTGCTGTAGTGTCTGGCCCCAGAGTCCAGACTAATTTAAAtttgtccttctccagctctgtgcGGTTTTTTCAGGGCCTGTTGAAGCATTAAGAATAAATCATCTTGCCCTGGTCAGAAGCTGCAGGCTGAGGGGGCTCTGGGAgggtgagcagagcagcagggatgcagagagCACGGGGTGGGTGGGCACTGAGGGACACAAATCATGACAGATCAAATATCAGCTCCACACAAcctgagggcagggagcagagatgggAGAGAACTGGGGCTGATTTCCACCATCACAGGGTGGGAGCAGCTCAGTACAAATCCTCTGTGAgccttttctgctctgttttgttTCCTGGAGCATGTCCAGGCATGGGGGCAAAgggtggcactgctgccagggtgtgagtggggatggagggagctgCTCAAGGTGAACATCACTGTCTGCATCCTAATCAGCTGCAGCTACACACATCGAAATCAGGAGGCTCCAAGAGGCAGAGAGCTCCTGGAAACAATACTCAGGGTTTCTCAGGGTTGCAGGCTTTGCTCTGGTCCCTCTGCCTCTGGTGTCTGCTGCTCCCTTTTGGGTTGTGGGtttgctgcagccagctggtgctgagccccagcccttGCCCTGCAGCCTTGCTGGGGCTGGGTGGAAAAGGGAAAGATGCAGAAACAAGAGGTCTGCAGCTCACCCCGAGGCTCAGAATCTGTTCTTGTGGGGAGCAGGTCCTTAAAGCCCCGAGGGTGTCTCTGCCCACCCTTAATGACCCAGCCTTAtctcccctcccagcctgtGCATTCCCCTTGCCAGAGGGTCCAGGTAGCACAAAGGAGAGGGAACAGAAGTGCTAAGCTGATATCCAGGTGTTTTTAGGCATCCCAGAGAACgggagagcagagcaaagcAATTACTGTAGTGACAAAGGGGAGCTGGATGCTGAGCTGAGCACCGCCCTGTGGGAGATGCTCCATTAGGAAATTACCTCTGTGGCAGAGTGCAAGAAAGTGGCCCAGCAGGGAGCTAATGTCCTCCATGGAATCCACAGGTTTATCTGTAGCAGATTTGTGCTGTGGGGGAGGAGACTGAGGTGCCTCCTGAAGCCTGAGAgtttaatttttccctttttttggagcagatgaagagaaagaacaCTCTCAGctctggaggaaaagaaagagagattAATCCACAGAGAAGTGATTGATTGATTTTTGTGTGTACTGAACATTCTGGAAATGTTTGGGAACATTGCTTGGTTGGGACAATGGCTGTTGGCTCTCAGCATGTAGAGAAAGTGGCGTGGAAGTAATTAATTGGGTGCAAATTAATTTCACCCCCTTTCAAGAGTGCAAAATCAGCTTTAAATTCTGTTGGAAGATGGGTTGAAGGgagtgctggggcagccaccTCAGTGTGAGAGGGGAAGGTGGCTCTGCCATCACCTCCAGAGGAGATGAGGAAGGAGGCAGAGGACAGGGATCTGTGCACTGAGGGATTTTGCAGGGCCAGGCAGAACAATTGTACCTGGGCTCTGAATTCatgctgggaggagtggggccagtggggctggaggggtgtgggaaggagctgaggatttGCTCTGCACACCCTGAGTTCAGTGCTGGGGACCCAGGAGTGTGCAGGGAGGCAGCTTTGTCCCtcatggatgatggatggagcttggaggtGAGTGAATTGTTGCTTGTTTCTCCCACTGGTCaatgacacaaaataaaacaggaacTACCTTTAATTTTTACTGTTTTGCAGTAAAGTTGCTCACCATTGCTCAAAATTGATATTCCCTTGAGTTATAGTGCCAGTAAAAAGGGTTAGAGGCATGATGATGAATTGCCTCTGGCTCCAACCCTCCTGGAAGGCTGGACTGCCACAAACCTGACCTTTGGGAAGCTtgagccagcccagccaggtCTGTGGGGCTCAGgggaagctgcagctcccaggagacCTTTGCCACCACAGTCTTGGGTGCCTGCATCATTTCCTAAAGCCTGAGCTGACAATGCTTACTTTTGTGAAACCTGATAAAACAGTGATTTCACTTCTTTTTAACCCCCCTTTGCTGACCTGGAGGGCAAAGTGGATCCACTCACAGACCCAGCTCATCCccctgtgctttgctgtgttTAGGCCAAGTGCAAGaattcaggaaaggaaaacttGACCATCCTGAGATGCTCCTCTGGAGTTCAGGGCACTGGAGGCTGCTGTAATTCTCCTTAGAAAATCCCAAAGCTTAAACTAGCAGCTGCCTGGTTATGTTGGATTTATTATGCAAAAGCAAAGTGCTTTTGCTCATTCATCCCATCACAAAAGGAAAGGTGCCagtattttccttctgctgcttttggttATGTAAGTTTGTCTGAGCTGGCTTTCTAAGAACTTGTGATTGATTTCTGGACCAGGAAAAGTCTCACTCAGGCTTGTGTGGGGACCTCAAGGTATTTCCAACAATGTTTCCAGCAGTGCTCGCCTCCAAAAGATTCCCTTGGCTTTCAGGGTCAAAAATAGGATaatttggttttgctttctgaagCTGTTTTCAGGCTTCTGATACAAGCCTAGCTTAGAGCTCCAACGCAGGTAAAAATATAGACTTTATAGTCTGGATTGTGGCTCCCCTGTCTGCTTCCCTGGCAAACCTGGCCAGGTCACCAtgtgtcccagcagagcccagaacacACCAGTGCTAATGTTCTGCCAAGCATTCAAATCATTTATCAAGAGCTGAAGAAGCTCAGGGGAGGGCACAGAACAGAGAAGGAAAGTTGGGGGTTTGCTGTTCTGAATCAAATTGGCAAAAGGAGCTTTTTAAGTAAAATCAACCCTGTGATATTTTAACATGTATCGGGCTGAAAATAGTGCAGCAGTTTATGGGTAGAAGCGTTACCCTCAAATGAACTTGCACTCTGTTAATAACATCATTGTCTGCCATTTTTGGCTGTGTTTCTGCTAAGGCCATTAGTAGAGTAAATGATAGATGAGCTGTAGTTTTAAAATTATACCTATTTGAGCTCTTATTCTGCCCATGAGGGGAATATCCTGGAGCTGAAATGTTAGATCCAGTCACAGAGTCACTGTTGAGCTTCCATTTCTGCAGACACTGCACGTCCCCCCGGATAGGTGatcacagctggctctgcatCATTTCCCAAGTGTGAAAGGGAGATGATTGCCATTAGAGCAAGGTGACTCTTCCATCAGGGCAGGCAGTTCGTGTGGTAAAAGTAATATTGAAATGACAAAAACATCTTTAGTGTTTGACTTGTGACTTTATTCCTTTCTCTAGAAAGATCCATTGTGATATTCTGATTTCTGATTCAAACCCAGCTCCTCACCATTTTTTGgctggccagggctggccatTTTGCCTGCTCTGATTTGACAGCTCACATTAGCCATGCTCTCTGGCTATGAGTCCATGTCAAATAGCTGATCTGCTTGCTCCTGCACCTTTCATTTACTGGCTAAAGCTCTCACCAATACTTCTAACAATGAAGCCATAGGTAGAGAAACCCTAAGTTGGCCTTATTGAAGTAATTTTTCAAGAAACACCATCTGATAGCCTCAGGGTTTCATGGTGCTCACTAGCAGTCTGAGGGAATGATTCTCCTGCCCATGGAACTGACTGTGGAGGAACCATTTGTGGTGTTGTAGGAGATGGGCTGAACTGTGTGTTGGTAAACCTGTGGGAGGTTGAAAGGTGAGGATGGCCAATCTCATTACACAAGAAAATACAGCATCTCCTTTTGAAATCAGCAGAATCTGCTTTGGTAAAGTTCAGTGTCTGACCCATCATGGTCAGTGGGAACTCTAACCATTGCTCATTCCCGCCTTTCAGATTCACCAAGATGAAGACAGCCACCAACATTTACATCTTTAACCTCGCCCTGGctgacaccctgtgcctgatGACCTTGCCCTTCCAGGGAACAGACACATTCCTGGGCTTCTGGCCCTTTGGCAATGTCCTGTGCAAGATTGCCATCTCCATTGACTACTACAACATGTTCACCAGCACCTTCACGCTGACCATGATGAGCGTGGACCGCTACATCGCCATCTGCCACCCCATCAAAGCCCTGGACATCCGCACGCCCCACAAGGCCAAGGTGGTCAATGTTTGCATCTGGGCACTGGCTTCTGTCTTTGGCATCCCAGCCATGGTGATGGGATCTGCAGAGAACGAGAACAATGGTCAGTAAAACTGCACCCAGTGGGAGGGACATGAGAGCTCAGGGAGAGGGGGCCACTTTCATCTGTGGGGTGAGGCCTCTGCTGTAAATCTAAATTCTTAATTCTTAAATCTTAATTCTGCCCCTGCCACTCTGtatcactgctgctgcttttcttgtgTTAAACATGGAATTATGCAAGGAATTGAGCATTAAACATAGAATTGTTATGTTAAATTGGGAAAGaactctgagatcatcaagttgAACCATTAACCTAAGTAACCAAACTAATCTGAATGTGCAGacacttttctgctttttctgcgTTTGCTgatcttccttccttttttgtttttttaactctTGCAGAGATTGATTGTCTAATTAAGCTCCCTTCTCCCGTGGACTACTGGGACCCAGTGTTTGGCATCTGCgtctttctcttctccttcatGATCCCTGTGTTGATCATCACCATTTGCTACAGCCTCATGATCCGGCGGCTCAAGAACGTCCGCGTCCTCTCGGGCTCCAAGGAGAAGGACCGCAACCTGCGGCGCATCACCCGCatggtgctggtggtggtggcagtCTTCATCGTTTGCTGGACTCCCATCCAGATCTTCGTGCTGGTGCAGTGCTTGGGAGCCAAGGCAGAGAGTGAGCTGGAGCTGGCCATCTCCTGCTTCTGCACTGCGCTGGGCTACGCCAACAGCAGCCTGAACCCCGTGCTCTACGCCTTCCTGGATGAGAACTTCAAGGCGTGCTTCAAGAAGTTCTGCTTCCCCACCGCCTTCAGGACCGAGCTGCAGATGTCCAACAGGATGTGCAGCATCGCCAAGGATGTGGCCTACGCCTGCAAGAACTCGGAGGGGACTAACAATCCGGCCTGACTAGGCATGGAAATCCCCATGGCGGCTGTCGCCCAGCAGAGTCCCACCACCCCCACGTCAGAACTGACTCAGATAACGGCCCTTTAGCAGGACCTTAAAACTGAGAGGTGAGAAACCAAGGAAACAATTGTGGGGGTTGGGAAAACCGGATGCTGCGAGAGCACGCAGAGAAAGTCAGCCCATCTGATGCATTTTAAATTTCCAGTGCATCCTGCACTAAGGAACGTGTTTGAAATCAGCCCGCTGATTCCTGCGAAACCCTGGGGGTTTGCAACATTATTGAGAGTTTGGGAATTAAGGGTTTAAAATAGGCATCGCTCCTGGGCCTtgcactcctgctgctgctgctgggagaca
Coding sequences within:
- the OPRL1 gene encoding nociceptin receptor is translated as MDPLFPARIFEDPDLRKLLNDSSMLNLSFLPSNWFNNSTGDGFLPLSIKITIVVVYSIVCIVGLVGNCSVMYVIVRFTKMKTATNIYIFNLALADTLCLMTLPFQGTDTFLGFWPFGNVLCKIAISIDYYNMFTSTFTLTMMSVDRYIAICHPIKALDIRTPHKAKVVNVCIWALASVFGIPAMVMGSAENENNEIDCLIKLPSPVDYWDPVFGICVFLFSFMIPVLIITICYSLMIRRLKNVRVLSGSKEKDRNLRRITRMVLVVVAVFIVCWTPIQIFVLVQCLGAKAESELELAISCFCTALGYANSSLNPVLYAFLDENFKACFKKFCFPTAFRTELQMSNRMCSIAKDVAYACKNSEGTNNPA